AAGACATTGACATGGGTAGTGACCTTATGGTCTGGATTCATCCTGTAGCTGTTGAATTTACCGAGAGGTGATTGGACATTAGATGCTGCAACATCAGCAAACTCAGCCAGTAGCCTTTGCCAAATTTCCTGGGCAGTAACAGAGCCTTGATAGAGCTCTGGTAGGTCGGCTCGATGTTATAATAGATCAATTGTTTAGCTTGCAGATCTTTGGTCACCCAAGTTTCAATCACAGCTTGATTAGTGACTGGAGCTACTCCCTCCACCGTTGGACCCAGCACTTGATTTCCAACTGCACAAGGTGCCTATCCATTGCTTTTGCTTAATCACAAGTCACAGACAGAGAGAATTGTCTATGCACAGTTAGATCAACGCGAGCTGTAGATCAGTTTTGCTCATTCACATAAGTGACCTGAGACTTGCATTCTGACTGCACAGATGAATTAACATGTGCCTTACAATCAGTTTTTGCTCATTCACATTAGTGACCTGAGACTTGCATTCTGACTGCACGGTTGAAATTAACACGTGCCTTACAATCAGTTTTGCTCATTCACATAAGTGACCTGAGACTTGCATTCTGACTGCACAGATGGATTAACATGTGCCTTACAATCAGTTTTGCTCATTCACATTAGTGACCTGAGACTTGTTTTCTGACTGCACGGTTGAAATTAACACGTGCCTTACAATCAGTTTTTAAATTCGGAGCTGCACAGACTTAGTTAGACTGCCCACATGAGCATGGTTCGACTGGCCACACTGGTAACACAAAGTTTGATATTTAACACGAGAGCACTTTTTGTTAAATGACGAGGCTTGGGATCAGTGCCTAAGACAATGTTCTCTAGTCTCACCACCTTAAGCTTGAGCATGGTGGCATAGCGAATTTGTGGAAAGTCGATTCCGTTGGAACGAGTAAACTCTCGTCTTTCGGTAGTGGATTCGTTAGACATACTTTAAGTTACGTAaccctgggcccataacctgtgaAGTTTAAATAAACTGATACAATATATATGCAATTAACTGAggtcatttatttaaactatTCCAAGTATGTCATACAATATCTGTCCTTTTAGTACTCACAGTCAGTTCGGGAGAGAGATCACAGTAAGAGTGAAGATAAGAACTTCTTGACATAAGTCACACAGAATAATAGAGTAGAGGGAGTTGATGCTAAACAGTCAAGAGAGGAAGTTGCCCTCTTGACTCTTGACTGGTAGATGGCGTAGTTTGCTATTCTTAcatcagatctaagatctcggttctaagatctaagttctcagacctcagttctcagatctcagttctcagatctcagatctcagatctcagatctcagatctcagatctcagatctcagatctcagatctcagatctcagatctcagttctcagttctcagatctcagatctcagatctcagatctcagatctaagatctcagatcaaagatctcagatctcagatctcagatctcagatctcagatctcagttctcagatctcagatctcagatcccagatctcagatctcagatctcataTCTCaaatctcagatctcagatcaaagatctcagatctcagatctcagatctcagatctcagatctcagttctcagatctcagatctcagatctcagatcccagttctaagatctcagttctcagatctcagttctcagttctcagttctcagttctcagttctcagttctcagatctcagatctcagatctaagatctcggttctaagatctaagttctcagatatcagttctcagttctcggttctcagatctcagatctcagttctcagatctcagatctaagatctcggttctaagatctaagttctcagatctcagttctcagttctcagatctcagttctcagatctcggttctcagatctcagatctcagatctcagatctcagttctcagatctcagttcttggatctcagttctcggttctcagatctcagttctcagttctcagttctcagttctcagatctcagttctcagatctcagatctcagatcccagttctaagatctcagttctcagatctcagatctcagatcccagttctaagatctaagttctcagatctcagatctcagatcccagttcttggatctcagttctcagatctcagatctcagatctcagatctcagatctcagatctcagttctcagatctcagatctcagatctcagttctcagatctcggatctcagttcttggatctcagttctcggttctcagatatcagatctcagttctcagatctaagatctcggttctaaaatcgaagttctcagatctcagttctcagatctcagttctcagatctcggttctcagatctcagttctcagatctcagttcttggatctcagatctcagatctcagttctcagatctcggatctcagttcttggatctcagttctcagatctcagatctcagttctcagttctcagttctcagatctcagatctcagatctcagatctaagatctcggttctaagatctaagttctcagatatcagttctcagttctcggttctcagatctcagatctcagatctcagatctcagatctaagatctcggttctaagatctaagttctcagatctcagttctcagatctcagttctcagatctcggttctcagatctcagatctcagatctcagatctcagttctcagatctcagttcttggatctcagatctaagttctcagttctcagttctcagttctcagttctcagttctcagttctcagttctcagttctcagttctcagttctcagttctcagttctcagttctcagttctcagttctcagttctcagttctcagttctcagttctcagttctcagttctcagttctcagttctcagttctcagttctcagttctcagttctcagttctcagttctcagttctcagatctcagatctcagttctcagatctcagttcttggatctcagttcttggatctcagatctcagttctcagttctcagttctcagttctcagttctcagatctcagatctcagttctcagatctcagatctcagatctcagatcccagttctaagatctcagttctcagatctcagttctcagttctcagttctcagatctcagatctcagatctcagatctcagatctaagatctcggttctaagatctaagttctcagatatcagttctcagttctcggttctcagatctcagatctcagatctcagatctcagatctcagatctcagatatcagatcccagttcttggatctcagttctcagatctcagatctcagatctcagatctcagatctcagatctcagatctcagttctcagatctcggatctcagttcttggatctcagttctcggttctcagatctcagttctcagttctcagttctcagttctcagttctcagttctcagttctcagttctcagttctcagttctcagttctcagatctcagatctcagttctcagatctcagttcttggatctcagttcttggatctcagatctcagttctcagttctcagttctcagttctcagatctcagatctcagttctcagatctcagatctcagatctcagatcccagttctaagatctcagttctcagatctcagttctcagttctcagttctcagatctcagatctcagatctcagatctaagatctcggttctaagatctaagttctcagatctcagttctcagttctcagatctcagttctcagatctcggttctcagatctcagatctcaaatctcagttctcagatctcagttcttggatctcagttctcggttctcagatctcagttctcagttctcagttctcagttctcagatctcagatctcagatctcagatctcagatctcagatctcagatctcagatctcagatctcagatctcagatctcagatctcagatctcagatctcagatcccagttcttggatctcagttctcaaatctcagatctcagatctcaaatctcagttctcagatctcagttcttggatctcagttctcggttctcagatctcagttctcagttctcagttctcagttctcagttctcggttctcagatctcagttctcagttctcagttctcagttctcagttctcagttctcagttctcagttctcagttctcagttctcagttctcagttctcagttctcagttctcagttctcagttctcagttctcagttctcagttctcagttctcagttctcagttctcagttctcagatctcagttcttggatctcagttcttggatctcagatctcagttctcagttctcagttctcagttctcagatctcagatctcagttcttagatctcagatctcagatctcagatcccagttctaagatctcagttctcagatctcagttctcagttctcagttctcagatctcagatctcagttctcagatctcagaactcagatctcagatcccagttctaagatctcagttctcagatctcagatctcagatcccagttctaagatctaagttctcagatct
This sequence is a window from Daphnia pulicaria isolate SC F1-1A chromosome 7, SC_F0-13Bv2, whole genome shotgun sequence. Protein-coding genes within it:
- the LOC124348477 gene encoding uncharacterized protein LOC124348477, with the translated sequence MSNESTTERREFTRSNGIDFPQIRYATMLKLKVVRLENIVLGTDPKPRHLTKSALVLNIKLCVTKLYQGSVTAQEIWQRLLAEFADVAASNVQSPLGKFNSYRMNPDHKVTTHVNVFRQMAEELRGVRQPQSIDIIVSKIIQTLPPSYAVFETMWSGLPVADLTMANLTAKLSEEERKLNDRSKRNTV